The proteins below are encoded in one region of Terriglobia bacterium:
- a CDS encoding amidohydrolase family protein, with protein sequence MKGLCVPLVFVAFLASMWMPETVFAQGKLLPIPARAEGEGPFDRLILHGAIVIDGTGAVPSGPAQIVIEKNRITQVRNVGTPGLPLPKPPQAKPGEKVIDVTGMYIMPGFIDLHEHVGSSESKPGEYFYKLLMAHGVTSVRDVGSGGDLNWAIDQKTRSAQNTITAPRIFEYSTVNASTPEAAREYVRTVKAKGGDGIKMFGLTPGIYAAALDEAKKQGLRTACHLSQNSAGRTTILDLARMGLTTMEHWYGLPESFLDHATIQDWPVNAVYGNEQDRFGQAGRLWKQAAPPYSEKWNKVMDELIKLDFTLVPTLTIYEASRDLMRARCAEWHELYTLPKLWASFAPSRNAHGSYWYYWTTSDEIEWQRNYHLWMTFVNEYKNRGGRIVLGADSGFIYNIFGFGFIREFELLQEAGFHPLEVVRAATLKGAEVLGVGNELGTVEAGKLADLVVSSANPLENFKVLYGTGAIKLNDNNDVVRVGGISYTIKDGIVYDARKLLADVGRMVQEARTKENFQFAQPGLAKAGIK encoded by the coding sequence ATGAAAGGGTTATGCGTGCCATTGGTCTTCGTAGCGTTTCTTGCCTCAATGTGGATGCCGGAAACGGTTTTTGCACAGGGAAAGCTCCTGCCCATCCCGGCTCGTGCAGAAGGCGAAGGGCCGTTTGATCGCCTCATATTGCATGGCGCCATTGTCATTGATGGGACCGGGGCCGTGCCTTCCGGGCCGGCGCAAATCGTGATCGAGAAGAATCGCATTACTCAGGTCCGAAATGTCGGCACACCCGGCTTGCCTTTGCCCAAGCCGCCTCAGGCCAAACCCGGTGAAAAAGTGATCGATGTGACCGGCATGTATATCATGCCCGGATTCATCGATTTGCACGAACATGTAGGCTCATCCGAAAGCAAGCCGGGCGAATACTTCTACAAACTGCTCATGGCCCATGGAGTGACCTCGGTGCGCGATGTCGGCTCCGGCGGGGATCTGAATTGGGCGATCGATCAAAAGACCAGGAGCGCCCAAAACACGATCACGGCACCGCGCATCTTCGAGTATTCCACTGTCAATGCAAGCACACCGGAAGCGGCCCGTGAGTATGTCCGAACCGTCAAGGCGAAGGGTGGGGACGGCATCAAAATGTTCGGGTTGACCCCCGGGATTTATGCGGCAGCCCTGGACGAGGCCAAGAAACAGGGACTGCGCACCGCCTGCCATCTCTCCCAGAATTCTGCCGGCAGAACCACCATTCTTGATCTTGCGCGCATGGGACTTACAACCATGGAACATTGGTACGGCCTGCCGGAGTCCTTCCTGGACCACGCCACGATCCAGGATTGGCCTGTCAATGCGGTCTACGGCAACGAGCAGGACCGTTTCGGCCAGGCCGGGCGACTGTGGAAACAGGCTGCTCCGCCATACAGTGAAAAATGGAACAAGGTCATGGACGAGTTGATCAAGCTGGACTTTACCCTTGTTCCGACGCTGACCATCTATGAAGCCAGCAGAGATCTGATGCGCGCCCGGTGCGCAGAATGGCACGAGCTTTATACTCTGCCGAAGCTTTGGGCGTCTTTCGCTCCGAGCCGGAATGCGCATGGGTCCTACTGGTACTATTGGACAACCAGTGACGAGATCGAATGGCAGAGGAATTACCATCTGTGGATGACATTCGTAAATGAGTATAAAAATCGTGGTGGCAGGATAGTCCTGGGTGCGGATTCGGGCTTTATTTACAACATATTCGGATTCGGCTTTATACGCGAGTTTGAATTATTGCAGGAAGCCGGTTTCCATCCCCTCGAAGTTGTGCGCGCGGCGACGCTGAAGGGTGCCGAAGTGCTGGGCGTGGGAAATGAGCTCGGCACCGTTGAAGCCGGAAAACTGGCCGACCTGGTGGTGAGTTCCGCCAACCCTCTGGAGAATTTCAAAGTCCTCTATGGGACCGGCGCCATTAAACTCAATGACAATAATGACGTCGTCCGTGTCGGGGGCATTTCCTACACCATCAAGGACGGGATCGTCTATGATGCCCGGAAGTTGCTGGCCGATGTGGGCCGGATGGTTCAAGAAGCGAGAACAAAAGAAAATTTCCAGTTTGCCCAGCCTGGCTTGGCAAAAGCCGGGATCAAGTAG
- a CDS encoding dehydrogenase E1 component subunit alpha/beta, with protein sequence MKTKSGGAPPLDVVALRHFIALECPFLLSAVREIADSGITTPEARIHLLAALDHQLCDSLESADDVLFPGISLSDGVAWTRAPLAELIDGFFRRQEIKASLTAGERIEMYSKMILTRELDDLLKKLFQEKQIAWHGFPSAQKGFRARGQEAAVGLALRLRRGSEQGDIASPLIRGLPVVLMYMDDPAHVVLVQCGKKDTPVGGRDLHVGDLAHGILPPAAPMAVATQTLIGFAYAARLRREDRVFLSIMGDGGTSQGEWHEAVNFAAVQKLNVIFVVEDNLWALGTHRSEQTAAKRFALKAGGYGIPGITVFGNDPDEIAAASAWAAERARQGKGPTLIELLTYRRSGHAHHDDDRYHGAPGVKGYEFEEERRLWEAADPILLYEERLRSEKLLDATAIAEIRAEAARRVREARTAAEAAPWPESRETLGSCYALRGQPARGLPSKDKRLMSYDEAVRQAILEEMESDARVFVLGEDIGGRYGGAFGVTRGLVRQFGPERCLNTPLSESAIVGCGVGAALAGMRPVVEMQFADFLAPAFNALVNNAAKIHWRFGRAVPLVVRLPYGGATGTCARLLGGGPFHSQCPEAWFLRTPGWKIVAPATPRDAKGLMTAALRDNNPVLYLEAKGLYGFFRPDLREEVPLGDYEVPIGKAALRRSGRDVSLVTYGAMVYTALTAAAQLAREGIDVEVIDLRSLCPLDEGMILGSIARTHRALLLHEDTRRAGVGAELAAIIGERALWELAAPVLRVCAPDTPAPYSPPLEYAYLPKPDDVVAAARTLMRES encoded by the coding sequence ATGAAGACCAAGTCCGGCGGCGCGCCTCCGCTCGATGTCGTGGCACTCAGACACTTTATCGCCCTGGAGTGTCCTTTCCTCTTGTCGGCGGTGCGTGAGATCGCCGACTCCGGCATCACGACACCGGAAGCGCGCATACACCTCCTCGCCGCTCTGGACCATCAGCTTTGCGACTCTCTTGAAAGTGCGGACGATGTCCTGTTCCCCGGCATAAGCCTGTCCGATGGAGTGGCTTGGACGCGGGCGCCCTTGGCAGAGCTGATCGACGGTTTCTTCCGACGCCAGGAAATCAAGGCGTCGCTCACCGCAGGCGAGAGGATCGAGATGTACAGCAAAATGATCCTCACGCGCGAACTCGATGATCTGCTCAAAAAACTCTTTCAGGAAAAGCAAATCGCATGGCATGGATTCCCCTCGGCGCAGAAGGGTTTCCGTGCCCGCGGCCAGGAGGCAGCAGTGGGCCTCGCGCTGAGGCTGCGTCGCGGCAGCGAACAGGGCGACATCGCTTCCCCTCTCATTCGCGGCCTTCCCGTCGTCCTCATGTACATGGACGATCCCGCGCATGTGGTACTGGTGCAATGCGGCAAGAAGGACACTCCCGTGGGGGGCCGTGACCTTCATGTCGGAGACCTCGCGCACGGCATTCTTCCGCCCGCAGCCCCCATGGCCGTCGCGACGCAGACTCTCATCGGCTTCGCCTATGCCGCCAGGCTGCGCCGCGAAGACCGCGTCTTTCTCTCCATCATGGGAGACGGAGGCACTTCACAGGGCGAGTGGCATGAGGCCGTGAACTTTGCGGCAGTTCAAAAGCTCAACGTCATTTTCGTGGTCGAGGATAACCTTTGGGCGCTCGGAACCCATCGCTCGGAACAGACCGCAGCCAAGAGATTCGCGCTTAAAGCAGGAGGGTACGGGATCCCCGGCATCACCGTGTTCGGCAACGATCCCGACGAGATTGCGGCTGCCTCCGCCTGGGCTGCCGAACGGGCCCGCCAGGGAAAAGGACCGACGCTGATCGAGCTGCTCACCTACCGGCGTTCAGGCCATGCACACCACGATGACGACCGCTATCACGGCGCTCCGGGGGTCAAGGGGTATGAGTTTGAGGAGGAGAGACGGCTCTGGGAAGCAGCCGATCCGATCCTGCTTTACGAGGAGCGTCTGAGGTCAGAAAAACTTCTGGATGCCACGGCCATTGCGGAGATCCGGGCCGAGGCGGCACGTCGCGTCCGCGAGGCCCGAACCGCCGCCGAGGCAGCGCCTTGGCCGGAATCCCGGGAGACGCTCGGAAGTTGCTATGCGTTGCGGGGCCAACCGGCCCGCGGTTTGCCCAGCAAAGATAAAAGGCTGATGTCCTACGACGAGGCGGTGCGACAGGCAATCCTGGAGGAGATGGAGTCGGACGCGCGCGTCTTTGTGCTCGGCGAGGACATAGGCGGTCGCTACGGTGGGGCCTTCGGCGTGACGCGCGGGCTGGTACGACAATTCGGGCCCGAGCGGTGCCTGAACACGCCGCTTTCGGAGAGTGCTATCGTGGGCTGCGGCGTGGGGGCTGCGCTTGCGGGGATGCGGCCGGTCGTGGAAATGCAGTTCGCGGACTTTCTCGCTCCGGCTTTCAATGCCCTGGTCAACAACGCTGCCAAGATTCACTGGCGCTTCGGGCGTGCGGTACCACTGGTCGTACGACTGCCTTATGGCGGTGCGACCGGCACGTGCGCGCGGCTGCTCGGCGGTGGTCCGTTCCATTCCCAGTGCCCGGAGGCTTGGTTTCTCCGAACGCCGGGCTGGAAGATCGTCGCGCCGGCAACCCCGCGCGATGCCAAGGGCTTGATGACCGCTGCTCTCCGCGACAACAACCCCGTCCTCTATCTCGAGGCCAAAGGCCTCTATGGTTTCTTCCGCCCCGACCTGCGTGAGGAAGTGCCGCTGGGAGATTATGAAGTGCCAATCGGCAAGGCTGCTCTCAGGCGCTCGGGGCGGGACGTCAGTCTCGTCACATACGGCGCCATGGTGTATACGGCACTGACTGCTGCCGCACAGTTGGCCCGTGAAGGCATCGACGTGGAGGTGATCGATCTCCGTTCACTTTGTCCGCTCGACGAGGGGATGATTCTGGGCTCGATTGCGAGGACACATCGCGCGCTTCTCTTGCACGAGGATACGCGCCGCGCCGGAGTCGGTGCCGAGTTGGCCGCGATCATCGGTGAAAGGGCGCTCTGGGAATTGGCCGCCCCCGTGCTGCGCGTGTGTGCTCCCGACACACCGGCCCCCTACTCGCCCCCACTCGAATATGCCTATCTACCCAAGCCCGATGACGTCGTGGCGGCGGCACGAACCCTCATGCGTGAATCTTGA
- a CDS encoding tetratricopeptide repeat protein: MGKTSVWPVSAPIRVRNLMICTAVLAILAAGARLYAQGGDNPISIANQLVDQGNRQQAQGDFAKAISSYNRALQVESKYAEAYLGRAMAEQGEGKLDLALADYTQAIHINPHLAEAHNNYATLLFQEGNLDEAVTEFGKAIQSNRHLAEPHAARGTIYYLKGDMKAAIADFTRAIELFPSFFADAAKVTAKNPRLGLAYDSRALARQSSGDIAGAITDFDKAIEITPDPKFYNNRAIARQQNNDLDGSLSDYSTALALDPGLVAAYYNRGRTRLRKGEMEGAISDFTATIQQADKLASERDSLPADASTGAILYACHISRGLALEARGDPAKAAEDFSEAIAMDPRTATGYAHRGRVRQEKGQLEAALDDLDKAVELDPNAAMPYMDRGLVRLLQGNQAEADKDFKKCLALDPNMKSLLETRVQLVNQAKAASGSGK; encoded by the coding sequence ATGGGAAAAACGTCCGTTTGGCCGGTCAGTGCGCCGATTCGAGTGCGGAACCTGATGATTTGTACCGCAGTTCTTGCCATCCTGGCGGCAGGCGCGCGCTTGTACGCCCAGGGTGGTGATAACCCTATATCCATCGCAAACCAGTTGGTTGATCAGGGGAATCGGCAACAAGCACAGGGTGATTTCGCCAAGGCGATTTCCTCCTACAATCGCGCCCTGCAGGTGGAATCCAAATATGCAGAGGCCTATCTGGGCCGTGCCATGGCGGAACAGGGAGAGGGGAAACTGGATCTGGCGCTTGCCGACTACACGCAAGCGATCCATATCAACCCGCACCTGGCCGAGGCCCACAACAACTACGCCACGCTCCTGTTTCAAGAGGGCAACCTCGATGAAGCTGTAACGGAGTTCGGCAAAGCCATCCAGAGCAACCGGCACCTGGCCGAGCCTCATGCCGCCCGTGGAACGATCTACTACCTCAAGGGCGATATGAAGGCAGCCATCGCCGACTTCACACGAGCCATCGAATTGTTCCCGAGCTTCTTCGCGGATGCCGCGAAAGTGACGGCCAAAAATCCGCGTTTGGGGCTGGCGTACGATAGCCGGGCGCTGGCCCGGCAGTCATCCGGAGATATAGCCGGCGCCATCACCGATTTCGACAAGGCGATCGAGATCACTCCGGATCCCAAGTTTTACAACAATCGCGCCATCGCACGTCAGCAGAACAACGATTTGGATGGCTCCCTGTCTGACTACAGCACTGCCCTGGCTCTCGATCCCGGGCTGGTGGCCGCATATTACAACCGTGGCAGGACGCGGCTGCGGAAAGGCGAAATGGAGGGTGCCATTTCCGACTTTACCGCGACGATTCAACAGGCTGACAAACTGGCAAGTGAAAGAGACTCTCTCCCGGCCGATGCTTCGACCGGGGCTATTCTCTATGCATGTCACATCAGTCGCGGGCTCGCCTTGGAAGCGAGAGGAGACCCTGCCAAAGCCGCCGAGGACTTCAGCGAGGCGATCGCCATGGATCCGCGCACAGCCACTGGCTATGCGCACCGCGGACGTGTCCGGCAGGAAAAAGGACAACTGGAGGCCGCCCTCGACGATCTCGACAAGGCGGTCGAGCTTGATCCCAACGCCGCCATGCCTTACATGGACCGAGGGCTGGTCCGGTTGCTGCAGGGCAATCAGGCCGAGGCGGACAAGGACTTCAAGAAATGCCTCGCGCTGGATCCCAACATGAAAAGTCTACTTGAGACCAGGGTTCAGTTGGTGAACCAGGCGAAAGCGGCTTCCGGTTCCGGGAAATGA
- a CDS encoding TonB-dependent receptor, with protein MKHIASIVASNQIPSLFHELFSGLWDRQGCRSLTLLLLVSALSLPGAAAPQGSGRIEGTVKNARGGPVAQAIVSVAGPTNRSEMSDEEGRYVVSGLAAGVYALTVVRPGFVSNKQTDVQVKPDASVDVSFTLANAPSETVVVTASRIDADLQSAPAAVSVVRAETIAAAAASNIGDLLRTVPGLNVVQTSAREVNLASRQASPTLTNSQIALIDGRTIYSDFYDVIFWDLIPVNTSDIKQIEVVRGPVSAVWGANAATGAVNIITKSPREAPGLTLTLTGGGFSRDAGSTAGAGAGGFGGASATFAQTINKRWSYRVSTGYSYSDAYPRPSGQVPISRSPVDPSVVVGGGSYDSVAYLNSGTKQPKFDLRIDQEIGTSGQVSYEGGIAGSQGIIQTTIGPFKMQLGSYLGYGRVGYENGRVHLSVFANLLNGEAPNLLTRAADGNVLRIHFKTGTYDISGGYTQLVSSRHLLNYGMNFRYNTFDISLAPNAKDRSEIGGYFEDEIIFGKLRLPLGFRLDRFSSVSQPIFSPRAAIVFKPVDRHAFRFSFNRAHRSPSAIDNYLDISIIGGYLPLAMINPAFGNQQFPVVTRSYGNSKLKTESLTGWEIGYTGALSSHTNVGLAIYLNDSNHVINNLMSPAALIAAGVQPFYTSQNPPPGWPLPPQILDLLAQQGVFIPANVQTLNYGKVRNKGFEASIDQSLGSALNAFANYSFQAIPETRSPLDDPFVYPAGSLPVPPRDRFNVGVNLNAKRYLGSLSVNYAGKAFWTDTSNMTFYGFTNSYTTVNCSFGVRWSEGKVMTSLKAINLLNDNVQQHIFGDILKRRIFGEIQFGF; from the coding sequence ATGAAACACATCGCTTCCATCGTAGCCTCCAATCAGATTCCATCTCTTTTCCACGAGTTGTTTTCCGGCCTCTGGGACCGGCAAGGCTGCAGGAGCCTGACACTCCTCTTGCTTGTCTCGGCTCTTTCGTTGCCTGGAGCTGCGGCGCCTCAAGGCTCAGGCCGGATCGAGGGAACTGTCAAAAACGCCAGGGGTGGGCCCGTGGCGCAAGCCATTGTGAGCGTGGCGGGACCGACCAACCGTTCGGAGATGTCGGACGAGGAGGGCCGCTACGTCGTTTCCGGGCTGGCAGCCGGGGTTTATGCGCTCACGGTTGTGCGGCCGGGTTTTGTTTCCAACAAGCAGACAGACGTCCAAGTGAAACCAGATGCCTCCGTCGATGTCTCCTTCACGCTGGCGAACGCGCCCAGCGAGACGGTAGTTGTCACCGCATCTCGCATCGATGCGGACCTGCAGAGCGCGCCGGCCGCCGTGAGTGTCGTGAGGGCCGAAACGATTGCCGCAGCTGCGGCCTCGAACATAGGTGACCTTCTGCGGACGGTTCCGGGTCTCAACGTGGTGCAGACTTCGGCGCGCGAGGTCAACCTCGCAAGCCGCCAGGCGAGTCCGACTCTTACTAACTCCCAAATTGCGCTCATCGACGGGCGGACCATCTACTCCGACTTTTATGATGTCATCTTCTGGGACCTGATCCCCGTGAATACCAGCGACATTAAGCAGATCGAGGTGGTTCGCGGTCCCGTTTCGGCGGTGTGGGGCGCGAATGCCGCCACCGGCGCTGTGAACATTATCACCAAGTCGCCGCGCGAAGCACCGGGCCTGACTCTGACGCTGACAGGCGGCGGCTTCAGCCGCGATGCGGGAAGCACCGCAGGGGCAGGCGCCGGCGGCTTCGGGGGTGCAAGTGCCACCTTTGCGCAGACGATCAACAAACGTTGGTCGTACCGGGTTTCAACCGGCTACAGCTACTCGGATGCCTATCCACGTCCGAGCGGACAGGTCCCGATTTCGAGGAGCCCGGTTGATCCCTCGGTGGTTGTGGGCGGCGGTTCCTATGACAGTGTGGCCTATCTGAACTCAGGAACGAAACAGCCCAAATTCGACCTTCGGATCGATCAGGAGATCGGGACCTCGGGACAGGTCAGCTACGAAGGTGGTATCGCCGGTTCCCAGGGGATTATCCAGACCACAATTGGCCCTTTCAAGATGCAGCTGGGCAGCTATCTCGGCTATGGTCGTGTCGGATACGAGAATGGCAGGGTCCACCTCTCTGTCTTCGCGAACCTGCTTAATGGAGAAGCGCCGAACCTCTTGACCCGGGCTGCCGACGGAAACGTGCTCCGGATCCACTTCAAGACGGGTACCTACGACATTTCCGGCGGCTATACCCAGCTGGTCTCAAGCCGCCACCTTCTCAACTATGGAATGAACTTCCGCTACAACACCTTCGACATCTCGCTGGCTCCGAACGCGAAGGACAGGAGTGAAATCGGGGGCTATTTCGAAGATGAGATCATTTTCGGCAAGCTGCGACTGCCCCTCGGCTTCCGCCTCGACAGATTCTCGAGTGTTTCCCAGCCCATCTTCTCGCCTCGCGCTGCCATCGTGTTCAAACCCGTAGACCGCCACGCCTTCCGGTTTTCGTTCAACAGAGCACACCGCTCGCCGTCCGCGATCGACAACTACCTTGACATCTCCATCATCGGCGGCTACCTGCCCCTAGCTATGATAAATCCGGCCTTCGGCAACCAGCAGTTTCCTGTTGTGACCCGCAGCTACGGCAACTCCAAACTCAAAACCGAGTCCCTGACTGGATGGGAGATCGGATACACGGGCGCACTATCAAGCCATACCAACGTAGGTCTGGCCATCTACCTGAACGATTCCAACCATGTCATTAACAATCTTATGAGCCCGGCTGCGCTCATCGCCGCAGGTGTTCAGCCCTTCTATACATCACAGAATCCGCCGCCCGGATGGCCGTTGCCCCCTCAGATTCTCGACCTGCTGGCCCAGCAGGGTGTCTTTATCCCGGCCAATGTCCAGACGCTCAATTACGGGAAGGTGCGCAACAAGGGATTTGAGGCCTCGATCGATCAATCTCTGGGTTCCGCATTGAATGCTTTCGCCAATTACTCGTTCCAGGCGATACCGGAAACCCGTTCGCCATTGGACGATCCTTTCGTTTATCCCGCCGGTTCGCTGCCGGTGCCCCCCCGCGACAGGTTCAACGTCGGCGTAAATCTGAACGCCAAACGCTATCTCGGGAGTTTATCGGTTAACTATGCCGGCAAGGCCTTTTGGACGGATACCAGCAACATGACCTTTTACGGTTTTACCAACTCTTACACGACGGTAAATTGCAGCTTCGGTGTCCGTTGGTCCGAGGGCAAGGTCATGACATCGCTGAAAGCCATAAATCTCCTGAACGACAACGTCCAGCAGCACATCTTCGGCGACATTCTGAAAAGGAGAATCTTCGGAGAGATCCAGTTCGGCTTCTGA
- a CDS encoding YtxH domain-containing protein: MEVRNGRMSTLGSIAVGGLLGAGIALLFAPQSGKRTRRDLRHFGKKVLNKSEAIGMDLCHSVDNLVNGVSEKVYDGVERSLDWTKRATRDVQCAVGSGIHRIRRAS, translated from the coding sequence ATGGAAGTCAGGAATGGAAGAATGAGCACGCTCGGCTCGATCGCAGTCGGTGGGCTCCTCGGAGCCGGGATTGCTCTCCTGTTTGCTCCGCAATCCGGTAAACGGACACGCCGGGATCTTCGCCATTTCGGAAAGAAGGTCCTGAACAAATCGGAAGCCATTGGTATGGATCTGTGCCACTCGGTCGACAACCTGGTCAATGGAGTTTCGGAGAAGGTATACGATGGAGTGGAGCGCAGCCTGGATTGGACGAAGAGGGCCACCAGGGACGTGCAGTGCGCCGTCGGGTCCGGGATTCACAGGATCCGGCGCGCTTCCTAA
- a CDS encoding thiolase family protein: MEDAVILSGVRTPIGAFLGSLSSLSAPQLGAITIKEAVKRAGVEPAEVDEVIMGCVLTGGMGQAPARQAALYGGLPNSVPCMTINKVCGSGMKSVMLAAQSLRLGESRIVVAGGMESMSNAPYAMDKARTGFRMGHGAVLDTMIYDGLWDPYNNVHMGNCGDLCARECNYTRAQIDDYAAESYRRALAAQKGGRFNEEIVPVAVPQRKGESVLVHLDEEPAKGNPEKLASLRPAFGKDGVTTAGNASSIDDGAAALVLASRSEAEKRRLKPLARIVAYATYAQDPQWFTTAPVFAVQKLLATNHINVGDVDLFEVNEAFSVVAMVTADKVGIPRDKLNVNGGAVALGHPIGMTGARLILTALHELRRRGGRYALATPCIGGGEATAMLIEAL, encoded by the coding sequence ATGGAAGACGCAGTCATTCTCTCCGGCGTCAGGACGCCTATAGGTGCTTTCCTGGGTTCTCTCTCATCTCTCAGCGCCCCACAACTTGGAGCGATCACAATCAAAGAAGCCGTAAAACGAGCCGGCGTCGAGCCGGCCGAAGTAGACGAAGTCATCATGGGCTGCGTGCTGACCGGCGGCATGGGACAGGCACCCGCGCGGCAGGCAGCCCTGTACGGCGGTCTCCCTAACAGCGTCCCCTGTATGACCATCAACAAGGTCTGCGGCTCCGGCATGAAGTCAGTCATGCTGGCTGCGCAGTCGCTTCGGCTCGGAGAATCCCGCATTGTGGTCGCCGGCGGCATGGAGTCCATGAGCAATGCTCCGTATGCGATGGATAAGGCCCGCACGGGATTCCGCATGGGGCACGGCGCCGTCCTTGACACCATGATCTACGATGGTCTCTGGGATCCCTATAACAATGTGCATATGGGAAACTGCGGCGATCTGTGCGCGCGGGAGTGCAACTATACGCGCGCGCAAATCGATGATTACGCCGCCGAGAGCTACCGGCGGGCACTCGCCGCACAAAAGGGAGGACGCTTCAACGAGGAGATTGTTCCGGTCGCCGTCCCTCAGCGTAAAGGCGAATCGGTTCTCGTCCATCTGGATGAAGAGCCCGCTAAAGGCAATCCGGAAAAGCTCGCCAGCCTGCGACCGGCCTTCGGCAAGGACGGTGTAACCACAGCGGGCAACGCCAGTTCCATCGACGACGGCGCGGCAGCACTGGTACTGGCGAGCCGCTCGGAGGCGGAAAAGCGCCGGCTCAAGCCTCTAGCACGCATTGTCGCGTACGCCACCTACGCTCAAGACCCGCAATGGTTCACAACGGCACCGGTCTTTGCGGTGCAAAAGCTGCTGGCGACGAATCACATCAATGTCGGAGACGTCGATCTGTTCGAAGTCAACGAGGCATTCTCGGTAGTGGCGATGGTTACCGCCGATAAGGTGGGAATACCCCGCGATAAACTCAACGTCAACGGGGGAGCCGTTGCTTTGGGGCACCCGATCGGCATGACCGGCGCCCGCCTGATCTTGACGGCGCTTCACGAGTTGCGCCGCAGGGGAGGGAGATACGCCCTGGCGACGCCCTGCATCGGAGGTGGCGAAGCAACGGCAATGCTGATTGAGGCGCTCTAG